The following proteins are encoded in a genomic region of Spirosoma sp. SC4-14:
- a CDS encoding PKD domain-containing protein: protein MLKRSIFGVLLIALTGCEPFDLQRKNFPVCAKPSASIGFTSDQLDVTFFLENPQGDIGAVGWDAGDGKGKSRVGTRVTYNYEKAGTYTVTLAIANTCDDTFTTTRQITVSN, encoded by the coding sequence ATGCTAAAACGGTCTATTTTCGGAGTACTTCTGATTGCCTTAACAGGTTGTGAACCCTTTGATTTACAACGCAAAAACTTTCCGGTATGTGCCAAACCATCGGCAAGTATCGGCTTCACATCCGACCAATTAGATGTCACCTTTTTTCTGGAAAATCCACAGGGCGACATCGGCGCTGTTGGCTGGGATGCCGGTGACGGCAAAGGAAAAAGCCGGGTTGGCACGCGCGTAACCTACAATTATGAAAAAGCCGGTACTTATACCGTTACGCTCGCTATTGCCAATACCTGCGACGATACGTTTACCACCACCCGCCAAATAACTGTCAGTAACTGA